A part of Aegilops tauschii subsp. strangulata cultivar AL8/78 chromosome 2, Aet v6.0, whole genome shotgun sequence genomic DNA contains:
- the LOC109746396 gene encoding uncharacterized protein has translation MDEGSSLNIIFTDSVEKMKISLSGEHKSNVGSHGVVEGRPVCPLESIELEVLFGDESNYLSETIQFELVPFQSGYHAILGKPAYIKFMAVPSYAYLQLKMHGPNGMITVRGSTKTAYKAEVANVELAEAALASANLTKIRKRIGPSEAELPQKPRPGPVFQLAKQTKKF, from the coding sequence ATGGACGAAGGCAGCAGCCTCAATATTATCTTCACCGACAGCGTGGAAAAGATGAAGATCTCTTTGTCAGGAGAACATAAGTCGAACGTGGGCTCCCACGGGGTGGTAGAGGGCCGCCCGGTCTGTCCCTTAGAGTCGATCGAACTCGAGGTCCTCTTTGGAGACGAGTCAAATTACCTAAGCGAAACCATCCAGTTCGAGCTCGTCCCCTTCCAAAGCGGCTACCATGCGATCTTGGGCAAGCCCGCGTACATAAAGTTCATGGCAGTCCCGTCCTATGCCTACCTACAGCTAAAGATGCATGGCCCGAATGGCATGATCACCGTACGGGGAAGCACAAAGACGGCCTACAAGGCCGAAGTGGCAAATGTGGAGCTCGCTGAGGCCGCCTTGGCCTCCGCCAATCTCACCAAGATAAGAAAGCGGATAGGGCCATCAGAGGCCGAGCTTCCCCAGAAACCAAGGCCTGGTCCCGTCTTCCAGCTGGCCAAGCAGACCAAAAAATTCTAG